The sequence GAGATGAGCGGGTCGGGATGGCGGGTGAGCAGACCCGACACAATGATATCCAATAGATCTACCAGATGATCAGCCATGCGGGCTATTGATATAGGACTCTCCTGATAAAACATAACACGCACATAGGAGCTGATCGTACCATGAGCTATCAGGCACAAGTCACCGGTGTACGGCAGAATTTCTTTTCCATACAGGCTCTCCAGCTTGGCCTGGAACCAGTTGAATAGAGTTAGGTTGCTATTGCGCAGCCATTCCGGTATCTCGGTTTGCTCTCTTCCGGACAGTTCCTGAATCTGTCGTTGTAGAAACTCTCGTAACTCATAGACGTGATGCAACAGGATTTCAATTTGATTGCGCAGCTTCTCTTGGGGGGTTCTCCGACTTTCCTGCTCCTCACGTAACAGGGGATCACGAATCATCCGGAAGCAATATATGTAAATGCTGCGTTTTAGCTCTTCCTTGGATTTGAACACCAGATAGAGACTGCCTTTGGACATCCCACATAGCTCGGCAATCTCCTGCATGGAGGTGGAGGAGGAGCCTTTTACGGCGAATAATTGCATTGCTGTCTTGATAATCTGTTCTTTTTTGTCCACGCTTCGCTCAGCCACTATGCTACTAGCTCCTTTTTGACTATTGAGTTCTGTAATTGACTAGTAAGTCAGATCGATTATATTATATTATTTGTAGCATTACAAATCTCCCACAGAAGAGGTTACAGTATTGACGCAATTCTATTTTGTAAGCTTTTCCGGTAGGAAGAAAGAGCTTCTTCAGGTAATATATAAATGTGTCGATTACGTGAGGATTGCTAGAAAGAGAAGGTAGGTTGGCAAATGAGAAGAGGATTACAGTCTACAGTCATTATTGGGGCTTTATTAGCATTTTATTACTTCGGTTTCGGGCTATTTGGCAGTACCGGAGGTACAATTATTAGTATTTTTTCTACATTAACGGTCATTTCCATTGGCTTGGCTATTTTTATGGAGAATCGTAATCCTTCTACAACGATGGCTTGGATTCTGCTGCTTGCCCTAATTCCGGTACTGGGACTTGTCTTCTATTTCCTGTTCGGACAAAATGTGTTCAAACGCCGTAAGTACGACAAAAAAGCCCAGCGCGACCTGATGGCTTACGAGCGGATCGAGAATGACGCGCTGCGAATGCATCAGGACTGGTCCATTTTTGATCCTTCACGCCAGAAGTTGCTCGGACTGGCTCAGAGATTGGCACGTACGCCTATATCGTTTACTTCGGAGACGCGTATATTGACCAACGGTGAAGAGACATTTGGTACCCTGCTGCTTGAGCTGCGCCAGGCTCAGCATCATATTCACATGGAATATTATATTTTTCGTGCAGACCATATCGGGACCCGTATTCAGCAGATTCTGATCGACAAGGCTCGTGCGGGTGTGGTCGTCCGATTTATGTATGATGCGGTCGGCAGCATTCAGCTTTCCAAAGCTTTTCTGAAGGAAATGAGTGATGCGGGGGTGCAGGTTGCGGCATACGGTAGTTCCAAATCCTTCTTCTCCTTTTTCTCCAGTCGTGTGAATTACCGGAATCACCGCAAGATTGTTGTTATTGATGGCGATGTTGGATTTATGGGCGGACTGAACGTGGGCGACGAATATCTGAGCCGCAGCAAGACTTACGGCTTCTGGCGGGATACGCATATGCTCGTTAGAGGTGAGGCAGTGCGTACGATGCAGATTATCTTTTTACAGGATTGGATGCATACAACGGGTGAGAAGATTCTGGAGCAGGATTATCTTTCACCGCAACTGCGGTTTATGTCAGGTGATGGAGCAGTGCAGATTATAGCGAGCGGACCGGATAATGAACGTCGGGCGCTCAAAAATATATTTTTCTCCATGATCACCTCTGCCGAGAAGTCGGTGTGGATTGCCAGCCCCTATTTCATTCCCGATGAGGATATTCTAACGGCGATCAGAGTTGCGGCGATGTCCGGGCTTGATGTGCGCCTGTTATTTCCGGCCAAGCCGGATAAATGGATTCCGTTTCTGGCCTCACATTCCTATTTCCCGTCTCTGCTGGAAGCAGGGGTGAAGATTTATGAATATGAGAAGGGCTTTATTCATTCCAAACTGCTGATTATTGACAGTGAGATAGCCACGATAGGCACGGCAAATATGGATATGCGCAGCTTCCACCTTAATTTTGAGGTCAATGCACTGCTGCTTAAGACAGAGAGTGTAGCCCGGATTGTAGCTGATTTTGAGCGGGATTTATTGTCTACCAGCCAGATAGAGCATACGGAGTTTATGAACAAGCGTTTGATAGAAAGGCTGCTGGAATCAGGAGCCAGACTGATGTCGCCGTTACTCTAACCAGAAATATAAACCGCCTGCTTAGAGGCACAATAAACACCACCGGGGAAAAAGGTTCCTCGGTGGTATTTTACTTTTACATTGTTCATTATGTCCTAAAATGTGGTGAAGCCCAAAGTGGTCTGCAACCGGAACAACAGGTATTTTAGCCATGTCACATCAGTTTGATAATCTTGAAGCGGCAAGCTGTATTCGGCACCTTCATTATTCCATAGCCGGTTGAAGTAGGCATTCATCTCGGTATAAAGCGGCTGGTCCTGTTTCACTGCTACCCACAAATCGTTCTCCAGATTGTAATCATCCAGATTCCGTGTCGTAAAATTAGTAGAGCCGCCAAGGATAATGGAATTGCCGCTTTGTTTAGCAATGAAGAGCAGTTTGGGGTGGAATTGCTCTTTGGTCGTATTGTACCAGCGGATGGCAATCTTTCCTGCGGATCGTCGGTTCAGGTCCATAGCTACCGGACGGTTGGGAATGCCGATTTTGTCCCGACCAAAGGCATTCTGGTTCGGGTCTAGCAGGAGATTGACTTTAGCACCACGGGCAGAGGCATCCAGAAGTGCGTCGATGATGCCGTCATCGGCAAGATAGAACATAGCCATCCATACAGTATCTCCCTTCTGGGCGCCACGAATTCCTTGCAGTGCATACTTGTATACTTTTCCCTCTGTCACATAGCGCACCTCCGCCAGCCCTGCTACTTCTCCCTTATCTTCCTGCGTGAATACAGGTTCTTTGCTCAGCAGAGGACCTGCCCCGGACAAATTGGCGGCTGCCTGCTCCGTTTGTAGAATATCCGCTAGTATAGGACCCTGTACCTCAAGGGCGATATTGGAATGATAGGAACTGGCATCATGGACGTTCCCGGAGGAGATCAGTGCTGTCTTCTCGCTGACAATCACTTTGCGGTGATTAGCCTTCACATTTAGCAGTTTCAGATAGGAACGTGCTGTGATATCAGGCCCTTTACTTGCCATAAGATTCGGAATCCAGCCGGTTCCCGCTTGTCCAAACCACTGAATGAAGGTACGCCAAACGGCCGAATAGGCAGGAGTAGAGTCGCGCAGTGGATCAACGTCAGTCATAATGACGTTGATGCCTGCAGCCTTCATTTCCTCAAGTAGAGCATTGGGAGCGGAACCGTAATTGGTGTTAACCTCGTCCGTAATGAAGACAATGTCCATCTTTGGATAAGCTAATTTTTGCGCGATAAGCTTAGTAGTTAGCGTTCTGCTGACTGGCGGAAACTGCTGGTCTTTATGAGTGTAGTCATTGAACAAAAACAGGTCGATCACCAAAAACTCCCTAGAGTCCTCAATAATCTGTAGGATCCTCGGTAAAATCTGACTCTCTTGTTTTCCTGTGGGGCTGCCATCCGAATACGTTAGGTCATGCCAGAAGGTCACATGATCCACCTGGTATAGAGGACTCTCGTAGGAAATTCCCGGAGGAAGAGGTTTATGTGTCTGATATATCATTACACCCGTTAGCCAGAGAATGAGCATAAGGGTTAATCGTAATATCCAGGTGCGGCGGCGTGAAGGGCGTTTCTTGTTATGGGATTTGGGCGGAATAGAGAAGTGGCCTAGTTTCATGGAAGTCCTCCTGTATGTGTAGGAGCATATACCTCCATCACGATAGGATGTGGTTATGCTCGGGAATTTATCAATTTCTATATAACACCCATAAGGAGAATTGAAGCAGCGAGGACCCCGGACTAACGTCTGATGACATTATACTTAGGCTTATGTATAATGAGTGTAAATAATTTGTATAAGGTTTGAGACATTAAAGGTATATAGCGGCAATTGGGAAAGTGAGTGAGTTACAACGTGTATTCCATCAAACAGGTCGTCGAAATGCTGGAGATTCCATCGGTTACGTTAAGAGCCTGGGAAAGCAGGTATCAGGCGGTGACCCCAGAGCGAACCGAGTCCGGATACAGGCTATACAGCCATGATAATGTTGAAGATCTGCGCTGGTTGAAGGAGCAGATTGAGCAACAGGGCATAAGTATTTCGCACGCTGTTCGATTGTTGAAGGCACAGAAAGAGAAACATCTGGAGGACAATATTGCCGTTAGTGGAACTACACAGGATGCCTTCGAGAAGATGAAAGAGCAAATTTATAATGCTCTACTTGAATTCCAAGGGGAGCGGGCCAATGCGCTAATTGATTTTGGTTTCTCCATGTATGGCTACGAAGCGATGTTCCATCAGGTATTGGTGCCAGTTCTGATCAAGGTCGGGGATGCATGGGAAGTAGGTACGGCGACTGTAGCGCAGGAGCATTATATGACCCATATGATTTCCAATCGATTTTATCAATTTTTTAATGTCTTTCCCGTTTATGCGCATTTGCCAAAGGTGCTGGCGTTTTGCCCAGCTGGTGAGCATCATCAGGTTGGATTACTATTATTTTCACTCTTTTTACGGAAGAATGGAGTGGAGGTTATCTATCTCGGTGCCAATACGCCTGAGGAGGGCATCCTGTCGATACTGGAGCAGCAAAAGCGTATTGGTGCCCTATGTCTGTCAGTTACAGATAAAGCGCTAATTCCATACTGTGAGGGCCTAATCAAGCATCTAAAGGGTGCTTGTCCAGAAGCAGAGTTCATTGTGGGTGGTAAGGCTTACGAAGCTTTTCCCAATTCTATCGGGGCGCGTTTCATTATGAATGAGCCGCCGGAGCACTGGCAATCGTGGTTTGACAAAATGTTTATTGGCATGAAAAGCAAGATTTAAAGGCCATCTGGCGTGGCTGATAATGAAATGAAGAGTCTGTAGTGTCACTTATTAGTGATGCTGGAGGCTCTTTTTTTGAATCCAAATAAAATTATTAAACAACTAGCAAACATATCCTATTGAAATAGTAAAAACTAGCTATATTGGCCTCAGGCTTTGCTGAATGAGATAGCTATAGTTGGTCATTTACATAAGCACATAATAATTGTATAATGTTTGTAAAGGATTTGTATAATGTTTATAGATTGTGGGATTTGAGGGGGAGTAGGCTTGATCAGTACAAAGAGTGCCGCAAAGGTTGCTGTTGTCGGAGCTGGACCAGGCGGACTTGCCGCTGCTATGCTGCTTGCTGCAGAGGGATATGATGTTGAGGTTTATGAGAAGCAGGAAGTAGTTGGAGGACGTTCGGGCGAGCTTCGACTGGGGAGTTATACCTTTGACCGCGGGGCTACATTTCTGATGATGCCGCATCTGCTGAGAGAGTTGTTTACCTCTGCAGGCCGCTCTTTAGATGATTATATTTCCTTGAAAGAGCTTGATCCGCTGTATTCACTACATTTCGGCGATACCGTATTCAAACCTTCTACAAATCAGAACCAAACCGCGAACGAGGTGGAGAGGTTGTTTCCAGGTAACGGTGAAGGCTACCGTCGATTCATGGCTGATGAAGGCGATAAGCTGGACAGAGTACAGCCTTTGTTACAGCGTCCGTTTCAATCTCTTGGTGATTATCTCAAAAAAGATGTTCTGCATGCACTTCCTAAGCTGCATGCTACAGATACTGTGTACAATCGTCTTTCTAAATATTTTTCGGATGAGCGCCTCCGGTTTGCCTTTGCCTTTCAGGCCAAATATTTGGGGATGTCGCCTTGGGAATGTCCAGGAACCTTCACAATTCTTTCCTACATGGAGCATCGTTACGGACTGTATCATCCGATTGGCGGAATCAATCAGGTTTTTCAGGCGATGGCGGATGTGATAAAGGAGCATGGCGGTAGGGTTCATACCTCCTGCGGGGTAAAGCGTGTGCTGCTTCATAACGGCCAGGCCACGGGGCTGTTGCTCGATAATGGAGACAAGGTAGAAGCGGACTATGTTGTGATTGGTGCTGATTTCGGTTCAGCCATGACGGAGATGTTTGAGCCTGGAGTATTGAAGAAATATACGCCGAAAAAGGTAGCTAATAAACGATATTCATGCTCTACAGCAATGCTGTATCTGGGAGTGGATGGTGCCGTTGATCTGGGCCATCATTCTGTGCATTTCGCAGAGGATTATCGGCGTAATGTGGAAGAAATCACGAAATTAGGTACCTTGTCTGCGGACGCTTCGATTTATGTGCATAATCCGTCCGTTCTCGATCCAACACTGGCACCAGCTGGCAAATCTTCGCTGTATGTGCTGATGCCAGTTCCTAACCTGACTGCAGACATCGACTGGAAGCAAGAAAGTGCACGGGTAGAGGAAGAAATGCTTGAGCGCTTGCAGCGTATTCCGGGACTCGCGAATTTATCTGGGCGGATCGAGGAGAAGCTGTTCTTCTCGCCGCTGGATTGGCAAGGCAAGCTGGACGTGTATAACGGCGCGACGTTTAATCTGGCCCATAATCTGGGCCAGATGATGTATCTGCGGCCTCATAATACCTTTGAGGAGGCGCGGGGGATATGGTTGGTCGGGGGCGGAACGCATCCCGGCAGCGGGTTGCCGACGATATTCGAGTCGGCCAAGATCAGTGTGCGGCTGCTGAAGGAGCATGACCGTGCAGCCCGTTCCAGAACGTTCAAGGCAGGAGTGGCTGGAACGGGGGCTTCGCTGTGAGCCGGGTCGCCATCGTTGGCGGCGGAATCGGCGGGCTTACGGCAGCGCTGCTGCTTAGCCGCAGCGGGCAGGAAGTTACGCTGTACGAACGCGCTTCACAGATCGGTGGGCGTGTAGCTTTTGAAGAGCATGGACCTTACCGGATAGACCGTGGACCTACGATTGTGCTGCTGCCAGATATGCTGCGGAGCATCCTTGAGGAAGGGGGTCTGCCGCCGGAAAGTGTAGAGCTGCTGCGCTGTGATCCACTTTACCGAGTTCACTTCAAGAGCGGACGGACCTTAACCAAGGTAAATGGAATTCAGGAGCAGGCTGCAGAGATCGAACGCTGTTTTCCCGGTGAAGGTAAGGGATTTATCCGCTTTATGCATGACATGTCGATCTTATATCCACTGGGTAAGGCTTCATTTCTTGAGCGGAGTTTTAAGAACCGTAGAGAGTTCTTTAGCTTTGGCAATCTGTCGCTGATGGCTCGGCTACAAGCTTACAAGAGTCTGAAAGATGCAGTTGGGCGCTATTTTCATAGTGAAGAGCTGAAGGATGCCTTCTCCCTACAAAGTTTATACATCGGCGGGGCTCCTTTCCGCACACCTGGAATCTACACCATGCTTCCTTATGCGGAGCAGGCCTTTGGCATCTGGATGTTGAAGGGGGGGTATGGTGAACTGCCGCAGATTATGCTCCGAGAGCTGGAGCGCCGTGGAGTTATTATTCATACTCATACTGAGGTTCAATCTCTGCTAGTAGAAGGCGGACAATGCCGAGGTGTAGTTATAGAGGGAGAAGCCATTCCATATGATGCCGTGTTATATAACGGGGACTTTCCACATTTGGAAGGACTCCTGCCGCAGGGGATTATTAAGAAAGCCCGTAACTCGCAAAAAGCTAGCCAGCCGGCCAGCAAGTTTCTCCCCTCATCCGGTTGTCTGCTTATCTACGTGGCCGCCACCAAAAGGTGGGAGGAATCGCTGACACACCAGTTTTTTCTGCCAGATAGTCTGAATGACAGCTTGCGGGAGGTATTTGATCAGCATACCATTCCCGATAAACCCTCCTATTATGTCTTCAATCCGGCGGCGCTGGATGAAAGTGCTGCTCCGCCAGGAGAAAGTATATTGTACTTTCTTGTTCCTGTTCCTACTTCCCAAGGCATCGACTGGAAAACTGCCGCTGGCCCGTTAGCCGACAAAGTGCTAGCGGATGCAGAGTCTCGCGGTTTTCCCGGACTTGCTGACAGTATGGTTTGGCGCAAAGTACGTACTCCTATGGACGCTGAGCAGGAAGGGATGTTCGGTGGAGGGAGCTTTGGGATTGCCCCAGTGCTGTCCCAGTCGGGGGTATTCCGACCTCAGCCGAAGCCTTATAAAATAGACGGATTGTATGCCGCCGGCGCTTCTGTGCACCCCGGGGGTGGGGTGCCGATTGTAATGCAGGGAGCGAGACTGGCCGTACATGAACTGATAAAGGAGCTGAATATAAATGAAGGAAGACGTATTGCAAAAGTGTGAGGAAATGATCAGAATTGGGTCCTCTTCGTTTTACAGGGCCTTTGACGGACTGCCTAGCCCGCGCCGTGAGGCGGTTCATGTTATTTATGCCTTTTGCCGCATCATTGACGATAGTGTTGATGAGCCGGAGAAGTCGCCCTTCACGATCCATGAGCTACGCAATCAGTTTCAGGACTTGGAGCAGGCAGATGGACACTTTATCTGGCCTGCGCTGCGCTGGCTGTTCCGCAGCTTCCCGCAGTTGGGGAAGGAACCGTTTCTATTGCAGATGGAAGGCCAGCTAACAGACCTCTCTTTCACCCATTATGAGACGATGGAGCAGCTCGAATCTTATTGTTATCTCGTAGCGGGTACCGTCGGAGAAATGCTGCTGCCTGTTCTTAGAGATGACGGCAGTGAAGAAGCGCAAGCCGCAGGTATTGCTCTTGGGATAGGGATGCAGTTTGTGAACATCATTCGTGATGTGGGCGAGGATCTGGAGCGTGGCCGCCGATATCTTCCACTTGAGGTGCTGAAGAAGCATGAGTATAGCCAGCAGGAGCTGGAAAAGGGCATAGTGAACAAGCCGTTTAAAGCGGTATTGCATGAGCTTAAAGAAAGTGCGCTATATTGGTTCGAAAAAGGGCTGGAAAATCTCGATACCTATCCACCAGAGAGTGGCATGGCAGTAGAATTAGCAGCAGCTTTCTATGCAGGTATACTCGATGCCGTGGCCGCGATTGATTATGATGTATTTCGTAGTCGGGCCTATGTCAGCGATGAGGCCAAGCTGCAAATGTACCGGCGCACAGCTGCACGTTATGCCGCAGGTTTTAACAGCAAGGGCAAGACGGCGGCATTTTAATGATCAGGTATTTATTCTGGGCTTGGTATTTTATAGGCGCGCTGCTCTTAATCGTGTTCAGCATACCGGAGAGCCTGCAATTCTCCAATGGCTTATTTCTAATTTTTTATGCAGCATATGCTCTGGATTTAACGAACAAGGGAATAGAGCAACCTTTCCTGTCCGACCAGTCAGTCAGCAGTTGGCGAGGTCTTCCAAGCTGGCTGTCCGCTATAGTGATTTGGTCGGGAGGCATGGGAGTAGAGTGGATTGGTGTTCATTCTGGCAGGTTGTTTGGCAGTTACGAATATTCTAATATTTTGGGACCGTTGTTATTTGGCGTCCCTGTCACTTTAGGTTTTGCCTGGATAGCTGTAGTCTGCGGTGCAGTCTTGATCAGTAATGATTTTGGCCTGACTGGTGTCCGTTTGTCTTTGGTCCGGGCTCTTCAGACAGGCTTTTGGAGCGTTTTATTGGATTTGGTCCTCGATCCTGTGGCACATGCCAAAGGTTTTTGGCATTGGGGCAGCAGTGGGGGACTGTATGGTGTTCCCTGGAGTAATTTTCTCGGCTGGTTCATCGTCAGTGCAGCTTTGTCGCTGTCCTTGCAGGTCTTTAAGATTTCCCGTCTGAGCGTGCGTCGGGGTACCCGATTGTATCAGGCAATTCTAATCATGTTCGGGCTTATGGCTGTGCGTGAGGGATTAATGCTCTGTGCTGGGATAGCGGGGCTGGGAGTTTTACTGGCAGAAGGGAGTTTGTATTATGCTGGAAGCCGTCAGATCAAAAAGCTTTGATAAGTTATTCTACCGTTACAATTATCATTATTTAATTCGTAGACATTTCCGGTATCTCGGGGTGGCCGGAGAGCTGCAGCCGCCTTCTATAGAGGGTAGACCGGTGCTGTATATTATGAATCACAGCTCATGGTGGGATGGACTGCTCGCATACCATGCGGCTAGGACGCTGACGAATCGGGAGCACTATTTCATGATGGAGGAAGAGCAACTGCGCAAGTATGCTTTTTTTCGCAAGTTGGGAGCGTATTCAATTAATCGGCATAGTACGGGAGACATCAGCACCTCGCTGCGTTATACCACGAGACTACTCCGGGCTGGAGGCGGTGTGTGGATGTATCCAGAGGGTGAAATCCAACCCTTAGAGCATCGCCCGATGGTATTGAAGGCGGGTGTTGGCCTTGTGCTGCGATTGTGTCCGGAAGCGGTCGTGGTGCCAGTAACGTTGTATCATGGCTTATTTCGGCATTCCAAGCCGGAGGCGACATTGTTGGCTGGGGTTCCGCTTGCCCATTCCTGGAAGGACATGAACCGCAACAGCATCGGGGAGGAGCTGCAGACTGTGCTGGAAGAACAATTGAATAACCACCGCCAAATGATCATCAATAATGGTGGGTTTATACCCGAACAATTCCAACCTCTGATGAAACAGAGTCGTTCCACCAATGAATGGTTTGATGCTGTGCTTGGCAGGCGAAGACGATGATTCTACTGCTGCAGATCATCAGCGGCTGTCTGCTGCTTCAACTGCTGTTCGCGCTATGGAACACTACACGGCTGCCGAAGCTTGGAGTGGTAGAGCGGGTAGTCCATTCAATTTCCGATAGCCCTCTGATTCAAGAGGGAGTTCCGCGCTTGTCCGTATTGATTCCGGCCCGTGACGAGGTGGATAATATTGCCGCTTGCCTGGCATCTGTGCTGGCCTGCCGAAGCGTGGGTTGGGACTTTGAGGTGCTCGTGCTGGATGACCGTTCCAGTGATGGAACTGGTGAACTTGCTGCCGCGACTGGAGATCACCGGGTTAAGGTGCTAGCCGGTCGGGAGCTGCCAGAGGGTTGGTTGGGCAAGTCCAATGCCTGCGATCAGCTAGCGGAAGCAGCGAGAGGGACTTGGTTGCTCTTCTTGGACGCAGATATCAGACTCCGTCCGGAGGCGCTGGAAGCGGCTATGCTGACAGCTAATGCTCAAGGAGACGGCTTGGTGACCGGCTTCCCCGGGCAGGTAACGAGGACATGGCTCGAAAAGCTGATTGTGCCGTTAATGAACTTCACCATCATCTGCCATCTGCCCATTCCACTGGTTCGCGGCGTAAGAGATCCCCGATTTGTAGCCGCGCATGGAGGATTTATGCTGATTCAGCGGGACAGTTATTCACGTAGTGGAGGCCATGCCTACATTCGTACCGAGCTTGTGGATGATATGGCTTTAGCCCGTGCAGTAAAGATTTCGGGAGATCCGGTGACACTGGCTAATGTTGTGGATTATACGGAAATGCGCATGTACCATAACGCAACAGAGGTGTGGAATGGCTATCGCAAGAACATTTACGCCGGTCTGGGTCGCCGTCCTCTTTTGCTGCTAGGTTTACTAATTGTCTATACACTAATGTATGTTCTGCCTATTGTGATACTTACTCTAGCTTGTCTGACAAATCAGGGAACACTGGCGTTATGGGCGCTTCTTGCAGCTCTGTTAGGTATGGCTATCAAACGGACTAGTGATGCATCTGCTAAACAGGCGGTTTGGTTATGTCTGCTGGTATCCGTAAGCATGCTCTGCTTGAGTGCTATTGCGATCAGCTCTTGGCGGGGCGCTCAGTCCGGGCAAGGCTATGAATGGAAAGGGAGATGGTACCGTTGAAATCGAAAGCTGTGATTATCGGTGCCGGGTTCGGTGGACTATCCTGTGCGGTAACACTTGCCTCCAAAGGATGGGATGTAACCGTGTTGGAACGCCAGCACCATCCCGGCGGCAAGCTGCAGCGTATTGAGACTGGAGGGTATACCTTTGACCGTGGACCCAGCACTATTACAATGCCTCAGGTTTTTCGCTCGCTTTATGAGCTTGCTGGAGTTGCAATGGAGGATTATGTCCAACTTTATGAACTAGAACCGCGTACGCGCAATGTTTTTGCAGATGGAAGAGTGGTAGATTTGTCTCGCGATGCCAGATATATGAAGGAACAAATTGCTGCATATAGCCCCGCTGATGCTGCACGTTACACGGATTTTATGACTGAAGCCGCTGTAATGTATCGCCTTAGTGAGAAGCGGTTTCTGAACAAGCTGTTACTCTCCTGGCGGGACAAAATTTCTCCGGCACTTGTGCGTGACCTGCTCCGTGTTCGGCCTTTTCTTAGCCTGCACGCCCTGCTGTTGCAGTACTTCAGCCACCCGCATACACTCGCAATGTTGGGACGTTATGCTACTTATGTTGGATCATCGCCTTACCGTTCTCCTGCTATCTTTGCCATGCTGGGGTATTTGGAGAGTGAAGAGGGCG comes from Paenibacillus sp. 19GGS1-52 and encodes:
- a CDS encoding carotenoid biosynthesis protein — protein: MIRYLFWAWYFIGALLLIVFSIPESLQFSNGLFLIFYAAYALDLTNKGIEQPFLSDQSVSSWRGLPSWLSAIVIWSGGMGVEWIGVHSGRLFGSYEYSNILGPLLFGVPVTLGFAWIAVVCGAVLISNDFGLTGVRLSLVRALQTGFWSVLLDLVLDPVAHAKGFWHWGSSGGLYGVPWSNFLGWFIVSAALSLSLQVFKISRLSVRRGTRLYQAILIMFGLMAVREGLMLCAGIAGLGVLLAEGSLYYAGSRQIKKL
- a CDS encoding lysophospholipid acyltransferase family protein; protein product: MLEAVRSKSFDKLFYRYNYHYLIRRHFRYLGVAGELQPPSIEGRPVLYIMNHSSWWDGLLAYHAARTLTNREHYFMMEEEQLRKYAFFRKLGAYSINRHSTGDISTSLRYTTRLLRAGGGVWMYPEGEIQPLEHRPMVLKAGVGLVLRLCPEAVVVPVTLYHGLFRHSKPEATLLAGVPLAHSWKDMNRNSIGEELQTVLEEQLNNHRQMIINNGGFIPEQFQPLMKQSRSTNEWFDAVLGRRRR
- a CDS encoding glycosyltransferase family 2 protein is translated as MILLLQIISGCLLLQLLFALWNTTRLPKLGVVERVVHSISDSPLIQEGVPRLSVLIPARDEVDNIAACLASVLACRSVGWDFEVLVLDDRSSDGTGELAAATGDHRVKVLAGRELPEGWLGKSNACDQLAEAARGTWLLFLDADIRLRPEALEAAMLTANAQGDGLVTGFPGQVTRTWLEKLIVPLMNFTIICHLPIPLVRGVRDPRFVAAHGGFMLIQRDSYSRSGGHAYIRTELVDDMALARAVKISGDPVTLANVVDYTEMRMYHNATEVWNGYRKNIYAGLGRRPLLLLGLLIVYTLMYVLPIVILTLACLTNQGTLALWALLAALLGMAIKRTSDASAKQAVWLCLLVSVSMLCLSAIAISSWRGAQSGQGYEWKGRWYR